The alpha proteobacterium U9-1i genome includes a region encoding these proteins:
- a CDS encoding tonB-dependent receptor gives MVTIDRAEIEQSGLSTTEELMRTLPQVFNGGFAQHISFQNGNIGGGSGLNLRGLGADATLTLVNGRRLPVMGLRGNFTDISSIPASAIERIEVLPDAASAIYGSDAVGGVVNFILRRDFEGFELGARLGAVTDGDLEEMRIGAAAGRHFGPLRLFGAYEFFDRTALQTEDRDYLADSDLRALGGANFDSLRGNPATLIVSGLGNFGVPFGQDGRNIRQTDLIAGLVNTANANEGLDALPEIEQHAVVLSAELDLSPNMLIFADGRYASRSFLSANAHTTQRITIPASNAFRARNNLFPGRTVQADYDFYRDLGPRLEDGETTTLDLAAGLRWDLSEAWLLEPQLAYGRIASDHTRRNLINMPALTAALASNDPNIAFNPFGDGAFTNPATIASIRGFGHSDLLSETWSVSLKADGPLFSLPAGDVRLALGGDYRHEFFEISEVSFTTTAAPTPSTSSKNDRNVEAAFAEVLIPLFGPGLPPPIGERVDLSLAGRYERYSDFGETFNPKVGLRWDLSDALSLRASYGQSFRAPNLSDLDPDGTLARRQVRGLNITDAGAPSGRSNIILVLGANPDLQEQRAESWSAGATYAPPASGFRADLNYFDVRFSDRIASITNIAGALNPASEFASLIDRSPDPSEIATLLAEAQALGTSGGFSASDITVIVDARSTNLARTDVRGMDLAMSYTTDIGPGELTLRADATYLIDFLRAASPLANAVNVVDTVGNPVDLKARLGATYDIGRFNASAFVNYTDEFTDNLSTPSRAVDAWTTIDLHLGWRLGPSDSGRGPELSLSVVNALDEDPPFVNNAAGVGYDPSNADPLGRFVAVELRTRF, from the coding sequence GTGGTCACCATCGACCGGGCCGAGATTGAGCAAAGCGGCCTCTCCACCACTGAAGAACTGATGCGGACTTTGCCACAAGTGTTCAACGGTGGATTCGCTCAGCACATCTCTTTCCAGAACGGCAATATCGGCGGCGGTTCTGGTCTCAATCTGCGCGGACTAGGCGCGGACGCGACCCTGACCCTGGTCAACGGTCGGCGTCTTCCGGTCATGGGCCTGCGCGGCAACTTCACCGACATATCGAGCATTCCCGCGAGCGCCATCGAACGCATTGAAGTACTGCCCGACGCCGCGTCGGCCATCTACGGCAGCGACGCCGTCGGCGGCGTCGTCAATTTCATTTTGCGGCGCGATTTCGAAGGTTTCGAATTGGGCGCCCGGTTGGGGGCAGTCACTGACGGCGACCTGGAAGAAATGCGCATTGGCGCGGCAGCGGGCCGACATTTTGGTCCCTTGCGCCTTTTTGGCGCTTACGAATTCTTCGATCGGACCGCGCTTCAAACCGAAGACCGGGACTACCTAGCTGACAGCGACCTTCGCGCGCTGGGAGGCGCCAATTTTGACTCGCTGCGGGGCAATCCCGCGACATTGATCGTAAGCGGGCTCGGCAACTTTGGTGTGCCGTTCGGGCAAGACGGGAGAAACATCCGCCAGACCGACCTGATCGCCGGCCTGGTCAATACCGCCAACGCAAATGAAGGCCTCGACGCCCTTCCCGAAATTGAGCAGCACGCCGTCGTGTTGAGCGCCGAACTCGACCTTTCGCCAAACATGCTGATCTTCGCCGACGGCCGCTATGCGTCGCGTAGTTTTCTGTCAGCGAACGCACACACCACACAGCGCATCACCATCCCCGCTAGCAACGCGTTCAGAGCGCGCAACAATCTCTTTCCTGGCCGCACTGTCCAGGCCGACTACGACTTCTATCGCGACCTCGGCCCCCGTCTGGAAGATGGTGAAACAACAACGCTCGACTTGGCCGCCGGACTGCGCTGGGACCTGAGCGAAGCTTGGCTCCTTGAGCCGCAATTGGCCTATGGGCGCATCGCCAGCGATCACACCAGACGCAACTTAATCAACATGCCGGCGCTCACCGCCGCGCTCGCCAGCAACGATCCCAACATCGCCTTTAACCCGTTCGGCGACGGCGCCTTCACCAATCCGGCAACCATCGCGTCGATCCGTGGCTTTGGCCACAGCGACCTTTTGTCGGAAACCTGGAGCGTGTCCCTCAAAGCCGACGGACCGCTCTTCTCTTTACCGGCCGGCGATGTTCGCTTGGCGTTGGGGGGCGACTATCGCCACGAATTTTTCGAGATCAGCGAAGTGAGCTTCACCACAACGGCCGCGCCGACGCCGTCGACTTCGAGCAAGAACGACCGCAACGTCGAGGCCGCGTTCGCTGAAGTGTTAATCCCCCTGTTTGGTCCAGGATTGCCTCCGCCGATCGGTGAGCGCGTCGATCTTTCGCTAGCTGGACGATATGAGCGCTACAGCGACTTCGGCGAGACGTTCAATCCGAAGGTTGGCCTTCGGTGGGACCTTTCAGATGCGCTGAGCTTGCGCGCCTCTTATGGCCAGTCTTTCCGAGCCCCCAATCTCTCCGATTTAGATCCAGATGGCACGCTGGCGCGCCGGCAAGTGCGCGGTCTCAACATCACGGATGCAGGCGCCCCCAGCGGACGCAGCAACATCATCTTGGTACTTGGCGCTAATCCCGACCTGCAAGAGCAACGCGCTGAAAGCTGGTCGGCGGGCGCAACCTATGCGCCGCCCGCCTCGGGCTTTCGCGCCGACCTCAATTACTTCGACGTCCGGTTCTCCGATCGCATTGCCAGCATCACCAACATCGCAGGGGCGCTCAATCCCGCGTCCGAGTTTGCGTCACTAATCGATCGCAGCCCCGATCCATCCGAGATCGCTACGCTTCTTGCCGAAGCGCAGGCGCTCGGCACTAGCGGCGGCTTCAGCGCGAGCGATATCACCGTCATCGTCGATGCGCGTTCCACCAATCTGGCGCGTACGGACGTGCGCGGCATGGATTTGGCGATGTCGTATACAACAGACATCGGTCCTGGCGAACTCACGCTACGAGCGGACGCCACCTACCTGATTGACTTTCTGCGCGCGGCTTCCCCCCTCGCGAACGCGGTCAATGTCGTGGACACGGTTGGCAACCCGGTGGACCTCAAGGCGCGCCTCGGCGCGACCTATGACATCGGCCGTTTCAACGCCTCGGCCTTCGTCAATTACACCGACGAGTTTACCGACAATCTGAGCACGCCCTCCCGGGCGGTCGATGCGTGGACGACGATTGACTTGCACCTGGGATGGCGGCTTGGCCCGTCCGATAGCGGCCGAGGTCCTGAACTGTCGCTCTCGGTTGTCAATGCGTTGGACGAGGATCCGCCCTTCGTCAACAACGCGGCGGGCGTTGGGTACGATCCAAGTAACGCCGATCCTCTTGGCCGTTTCGTCGCCGTTGAGCTGCGGACTCGCTTCTAG
- a CDS encoding transmembrane sensor, whose product MAHREPTQAELEAAHWLVVLDEPRVSRQDIDAFQAWLAADETHKRAYDAVSATADKIDAVLATEPVGHEIGHRRTRVPVRPIAIAALSAAAALALFVISPLNPLRDEASAVYATAPEQERLVRLSDGTTIEMAPGARLRASFEGDERHVRFEEGVALFNVAHDASRPFVVTTRFGDIRVLGTSFVVRLGSDAAITTVLSGRVEARREMLFSPDNSVAASADQEIELAGGAPTVSVLAPGALDRRLVWRERMVALDGQSLREAAAEVTRFSGVRFAFADTATAQVRLSGYVAGDDVEAFLVLLENNVGVSADRRADGVIVLRTE is encoded by the coding sequence ATGGCCCACCGCGAGCCAACACAGGCCGAATTGGAGGCCGCGCACTGGCTCGTGGTCTTGGACGAGCCCCGCGTCAGCCGCCAAGACATCGATGCGTTCCAGGCTTGGCTTGCCGCGGACGAAACCCACAAGCGCGCCTATGACGCGGTCTCGGCGACAGCCGACAAGATCGATGCCGTCTTAGCGACAGAACCCGTCGGACACGAGATTGGCCATCGGAGAACAAGGGTCCCAGTTCGACCGATCGCGATCGCCGCGCTCTCGGCAGCGGCCGCTCTCGCCTTGTTCGTCATCTCACCGCTCAACCCCCTTCGGGACGAGGCGAGCGCCGTCTATGCCACGGCGCCGGAACAGGAGCGCCTCGTGCGGTTAAGCGACGGCACCACGATCGAAATGGCGCCTGGCGCGCGGTTGCGGGCGAGTTTCGAGGGCGATGAACGCCACGTGCGGTTCGAAGAAGGCGTCGCGCTTTTTAATGTTGCGCACGACGCCTCGCGGCCCTTCGTCGTGACGACCAGGTTCGGAGATATCCGCGTGCTCGGCACATCGTTCGTCGTGCGGCTCGGATCCGATGCAGCCATCACCACAGTGCTCAGCGGACGCGTCGAAGCACGCCGCGAGATGCTGTTCTCACCTGACAACAGCGTGGCGGCTTCAGCCGATCAAGAGATCGAGCTGGCCGGTGGCGCTCCCACCGTTTCAGTTCTGGCGCCGGGCGCCCTAGATCGCCGGCTGGTGTGGCGCGAGCGTATGGTGGCGCTCGACGGCCAATCCTTGCGCGAAGCAGCGGCTGAGGTGACGCGCTTTTCGGGCGTTCGCTTCGCCTTCGCCGACACCGCGACCGCGCAGGTGCGCCTCTCCGGATATGTGGCTGGAGACGACGTCGAGGCGTTTCTCGTGTTGCTAGAAAACAATGTCGGGGTCAGCGCCGATCGCCGAGCCGATGGCGTAATAGTGCTGCGCACTGAGTGA
- a CDS encoding uncharacterized conserved protein, whose amino-acid sequence MRGKGWSLVVRRIREWAAAIKRDVHALYLATRDPRVPWYAKLLAALVAGYALSPIDLIPDFVPILGYLDDLIIVPLGIVLVQKLIPLEILNEHRKAAAAAQTRPVSRIAAIVIVLIWAGLFALTSYGLWTAFMPR is encoded by the coding sequence ATGCGCGGCAAAGGCTGGAGCTTGGTTGTTCGTCGCATTCGCGAATGGGCAGCGGCGATTAAGCGGGACGTGCACGCCCTATATCTAGCGACACGCGATCCACGAGTACCATGGTATGCCAAGCTACTTGCGGCGTTGGTTGCAGGCTACGCTCTGTCGCCTATCGATCTAATCCCAGACTTCGTGCCCATCCTCGGCTACTTGGATGACCTGATCATCGTTCCGCTTGGCATCGTCCTCGTGCAAAAACTCATTCCGCTGGAAATCTTGAACGAGCATCGCAAGGCCGCCGCGGCGGCGCAAACGAGACCCGTCAGCCGCATCGCAGCTATCGTGATCGTCTTGATCTGGGCAGGGCTTTTCGCGCTCACCTCCTACGGGCTGTGGACAGCCTTCATGCCCAGATAG
- a CDS encoding cobalt-zinc-cadmium efflux RND transporter membrane fusion protein of CzcB family, translating to MSRSRHAWLRAAIAGLALSFATACGGASPADEHEEEAAEYERGPHRGRMLRDGDFAIEMTIFEDGVPPEFHVYAYRNDRPIDPREVQLTVSLTRLGGQVDSFTFAPQEDYLKGAAVVTEPHSFDVAVRAVSNGETHDWAYESYEGRTTIGAEQAEAAGIRVEAAGPATLEETVALAGRVELQPQGRAEITAWYPGRIVRMNRAIGDRVRRGETLASVTSSESLQTYGIPSPISGVVMSRDANVGDVAGAAPIYVIADATQVHAEFYVYPRDAERLRAGQPVTVRSLSGDHNVRADIEAILPTADMMTQTIVAHVDLPNADSTWRPGQAVEGAAVVSQQDVPLAVRTRALQRFRDFTVVFARVGDTYEVRMLELGRQTPEWTEVLGGLRPGEVYVIDNAFLIRADIEKSGASHDH from the coding sequence ATGAGCCGTTCTCGTCATGCTTGGCTTCGGGCAGCCATAGCCGGTCTAGCTCTTTCGTTTGCAACTGCGTGCGGCGGCGCCAGTCCCGCTGACGAGCACGAAGAAGAGGCGGCTGAGTATGAACGCGGACCGCATCGGGGCCGGATGCTCCGCGACGGAGACTTCGCCATCGAGATGACGATCTTCGAAGACGGCGTTCCGCCTGAGTTTCACGTCTACGCGTATCGCAACGATCGTCCGATCGATCCGCGCGAAGTTCAGCTAACGGTGTCGCTCACGCGGCTTGGCGGACAAGTGGATAGCTTCACGTTCGCACCCCAGGAAGACTACCTCAAAGGCGCCGCAGTCGTGACCGAGCCACACTCGTTTGATGTTGCCGTTCGAGCGGTCAGCAACGGCGAGACGCACGATTGGGCTTATGAGTCATACGAAGGCCGAACCACGATAGGGGCCGAGCAAGCCGAAGCTGCGGGAATTCGCGTGGAGGCGGCAGGACCGGCGACGCTCGAAGAAACGGTTGCTCTTGCTGGGCGTGTCGAACTTCAGCCACAGGGTCGCGCGGAAATCACCGCTTGGTATCCTGGCCGCATCGTCCGCATGAACCGCGCCATTGGCGATCGCGTACGTCGTGGCGAGACGTTGGCCAGCGTCACGTCAAGCGAGAGTCTTCAAACGTACGGCATTCCCTCGCCAATCTCTGGCGTAGTGATGTCGCGCGACGCCAACGTTGGGGATGTGGCCGGCGCTGCGCCAATTTATGTGATCGCTGATGCCACACAGGTGCATGCGGAATTCTACGTCTATCCACGTGACGCCGAGAGACTGCGTGCTGGTCAGCCTGTGACGGTTCGGAGTTTGAGCGGCGACCACAACGTCCGCGCCGACATTGAAGCGATTTTGCCCACAGCGGACATGATGACCCAAACGATCGTGGCGCATGTTGATCTGCCCAATGCGGACTCGACGTGGCGACCCGGACAGGCCGTCGAAGGCGCCGCCGTCGTTTCTCAGCAGGATGTGCCGCTCGCCGTGCGTACACGTGCGCTGCAACGTTTTCGCGACTTTACCGTCGTCTTCGCCCGGGTTGGTGACACGTACGAAGTCCGAATGCTCGAACTCGGTAGGCAGACGCCGGAGTGGACAGAAGTGCTGGGCGGGCTTCGTCCCGGCGAGGTCTACGTCATCGATAATGCCTTTCTCATCCGCGCGGACATCGAGAAGTCCGGCGCCAGCCACGACCACTGA
- a CDS encoding cobalt-zinc-cadmium resistance protein CzcA encodes MLDRIVHLSIRHRWVVLVLVLLSAGLGVWSFQRLPIEATPDITNVQVQINTEAEGYSPLEAEQRLTYPIETALAGIPGLDYTRSISRYGLSQVTVVFQDGTDIYFARQLISERLLSVRSQIPDGVEPELGPIASGLGEIFMYTVEAEEGATKPDGSEWTAEDLRTLQDWVIRPQLRNTPGVTEVNTIGGYQRQYHVTPWPDRLAAAGLSIDDVVEALAQNNANVGAGYVERYGEQLLVRSEGQATGIADLQSIIVANSRGVPVRIADVADVIIGEELRTGAATENGREVVLGTVMMLMGENSRRVARAVAQRLEEAAQALPEGVIVAPVYDRTALVDRTIETIEKNLLEGALLVIVVLFLLLGNIRAALITAAVIPLSMLLTITGMVQNDVSGNLMSLGALDFGLIVDGAVIIVENCLRRLGMEQHRLGRLLSRDERFRVTEQATLEVIKPSIFGVLIIALVYVPIFALSGVEGKMFHPMAFTVVFALTAALILSLTFVPAAVAMFVSGKVDEKESRVMRAARGWYEPALEWAVQSRRLVVAGAVGLVLAFGLIASRMGSEFIPNLDEGDIALHALRIPGTSLSQAIAMQTQLEARLREFPEVERVVSKIGTAEVATDPMPPSVADTFIFLRPRSEWPNSWRSRADLVAEMQGAVEQIPGNNYEFTQPIQMRFNELLSGVRADVAVKVFGDDLDALLATGGQIEDILASIPGAQDVKVEQITGLPVLQVTPDRAALARFGLNVSDVQSTLRASLGGAVAGQIFEGDRRFDVVVRLPEQIRQDVDEIGRLRIPLPGASDGVRGFVPLQEVATIELTVGSNQISRENGKRRVVITANVRGRDLGSFVQDVQRRIGAEVELPAGYWVSYGGTFEQLISGAQRLALVVPMALLLIFGLLYALFRSWKDAAIVFSGVPLALTGGVLALLLRGLPLSISAGVGFIALSGVAVLNGVVMLTFIRSLRAEGRSLDDAIREGALTRLRPVLMTALVASLGFIPMAFNVGAGAEVQRPLATVVIGGIISSTILTLLVLPALYRMVHRPVERDEETWEQGSTGSSVPT; translated from the coding sequence ATGCTCGATCGTATCGTTCACCTGTCCATACGCCACCGCTGGGTGGTTCTAGTCCTCGTGTTGCTAAGTGCGGGTCTGGGCGTCTGGAGTTTTCAGCGTCTGCCTATCGAAGCGACGCCTGACATCACTAACGTTCAGGTTCAAATCAATACGGAGGCTGAAGGCTATTCGCCGCTCGAAGCCGAGCAACGGTTGACTTACCCAATCGAAACCGCGCTCGCCGGCATACCTGGGCTGGATTACACGCGTTCGATTTCGCGATACGGCCTCAGCCAAGTGACAGTCGTTTTTCAAGACGGCACCGACATCTACTTTGCGCGTCAACTCATCAGCGAACGACTCCTGTCGGTCCGCAGCCAAATACCCGACGGCGTGGAGCCCGAGCTTGGTCCCATCGCAAGCGGACTTGGCGAAATCTTCATGTACACGGTCGAGGCCGAGGAAGGTGCGACAAAGCCCGATGGGTCCGAATGGACCGCCGAAGACCTTCGCACGCTTCAGGACTGGGTTATCCGTCCTCAGCTTCGCAACACGCCGGGCGTAACTGAAGTCAACACGATCGGCGGCTACCAGCGGCAATATCACGTGACGCCGTGGCCTGATCGGCTCGCTGCCGCCGGCCTCAGCATCGATGACGTTGTCGAAGCACTGGCGCAGAACAACGCTAATGTAGGTGCTGGCTACGTTGAACGCTACGGCGAGCAACTACTCGTCCGCAGCGAAGGGCAAGCAACCGGCATCGCCGATCTACAAAGCATCATCGTCGCCAACTCGCGTGGCGTGCCAGTTCGGATCGCGGATGTAGCAGACGTCATCATTGGTGAAGAGCTTCGCACGGGCGCCGCGACGGAGAACGGACGAGAAGTCGTGCTCGGCACGGTGATGATGCTGATGGGCGAGAATAGCCGTCGGGTCGCTCGCGCCGTGGCGCAACGACTGGAGGAAGCGGCGCAAGCGTTGCCGGAAGGCGTTATTGTGGCGCCGGTGTACGATCGCACCGCGCTTGTTGATCGCACCATTGAGACGATTGAGAAGAACCTTCTCGAAGGGGCGCTGCTCGTCATCGTGGTGCTGTTCTTGCTGCTCGGCAACATTCGAGCGGCGCTGATCACGGCGGCGGTGATCCCACTGTCTATGCTCCTGACCATCACCGGGATGGTGCAGAACGACGTCTCGGGCAACCTGATGAGCTTGGGCGCTCTCGACTTCGGACTCATCGTCGATGGCGCAGTCATCATCGTCGAAAATTGTCTCAGACGCTTGGGCATGGAGCAGCACCGGCTTGGCCGATTGCTCTCCAGAGACGAGCGCTTCCGGGTGACTGAGCAAGCGACGCTTGAAGTGATCAAACCGTCGATCTTCGGCGTGTTGATCATCGCGCTGGTTTACGTCCCGATCTTCGCGCTCTCTGGCGTTGAGGGAAAGATGTTCCACCCAATGGCGTTCACGGTCGTGTTCGCATTGACGGCGGCGCTGATACTTTCGCTCACGTTCGTGCCGGCAGCTGTGGCGATGTTCGTCAGCGGAAAGGTGGACGAGAAAGAAAGCCGTGTGATGCGCGCCGCCCGTGGCTGGTACGAACCCGCTCTGGAGTGGGCCGTGCAATCACGCAGGCTCGTAGTTGCCGGCGCCGTCGGCCTTGTGCTCGCGTTCGGATTGATCGCTTCACGGATGGGATCGGAGTTCATTCCGAACCTCGATGAGGGCGACATAGCGCTGCATGCCTTACGCATCCCTGGAACGAGCCTCAGTCAGGCCATCGCCATGCAGACGCAACTGGAAGCTCGCCTTCGCGAATTCCCGGAAGTGGAGCGTGTCGTCTCCAAGATCGGCACGGCGGAAGTCGCAACAGACCCGATGCCGCCGAGCGTTGCAGATACATTCATATTCCTGCGTCCGCGCAGCGAGTGGCCCAACTCGTGGCGATCGAGAGCCGATCTCGTCGCTGAAATGCAAGGAGCAGTCGAGCAGATACCGGGCAACAACTACGAGTTCACGCAGCCTATCCAGATGCGATTCAACGAACTGCTGTCAGGCGTCCGTGCCGACGTCGCGGTGAAGGTGTTCGGAGATGATCTTGACGCGCTGCTAGCCACCGGTGGGCAGATCGAAGACATTCTCGCCAGCATTCCGGGCGCTCAAGACGTAAAGGTCGAGCAGATCACCGGCCTCCCGGTGCTTCAGGTCACTCCCGACCGCGCAGCGTTGGCTAGGTTTGGCCTGAATGTGTCCGACGTTCAGAGCACGTTGCGTGCCTCGTTGGGCGGTGCGGTGGCGGGTCAGATTTTCGAGGGCGATCGTCGCTTCGATGTCGTCGTGCGCTTGCCGGAGCAAATTCGCCAGGATGTTGACGAGATCGGTAGGCTTCGCATTCCGTTGCCTGGGGCATCCGACGGCGTACGCGGCTTTGTCCCACTTCAGGAAGTAGCGACCATCGAGTTGACGGTTGGGTCCAACCAAATCAGTCGAGAAAACGGCAAGCGACGCGTCGTCATCACAGCGAATGTACGTGGTCGTGACCTTGGTTCGTTCGTGCAGGACGTCCAGCGTCGAATTGGCGCCGAAGTTGAACTGCCAGCCGGCTATTGGGTGTCGTACGGCGGCACCTTCGAGCAACTGATCTCCGGCGCTCAACGCCTCGCGTTGGTCGTGCCGATGGCGTTGCTGCTGATCTTCGGTTTGCTCTACGCGCTGTTCCGTTCGTGGAAGGACGCTGCCATCGTCTTCTCCGGCGTTCCGTTAGCGTTGACCGGTGGTGTCTTGGCGCTGCTTCTTCGTGGATTGCCGCTGTCAATTTCGGCGGGCGTCGGCTTCATCGCGCTTTCCGGTGTCGCGGTCCTCAACGGCGTCGTTATGCTTACTTTCATTCGTTCGCTGCGAGCCGAAGGTCGATCGCTCGATGACGCCATCCGTGAAGGTGCTCTTACGCGATTGCGTCCTGTGTTGATGACGGCTCTCGTCGCCAGCCTTGGCTTCATACCGATGGCGTTCAATGTAGGGGCCGGCGCCGAAGTGCAGCGACCGCTCGCCACCGTCGTGATCGGCGGCATCATATCTTCGACGATACTGACGCTTCTGGTTCTTCCAGCGCTCTACCGAATGGTGCACCGCCCCGTTGAGCGAGATGAAGAGACCTGGGAGCAGGGGTCAACGGGAAGCTCAGTTCCTACATGA
- a CDS encoding heavy metal RND efflux outer membrane protein of CzcC family → MAGSRAQARLAEAEIEAESARRAAISARNRLASYWGGEGDFTVEYASFESLGSLMSSDGHAPDLRLAEAQESRADAQLRLERARRVPDIDLQAGMREFNETDESALVVGVAVPLQLWDRNADGVARARAERDRARHQRDAFGRAIARQRAALISQMDTARIEVEGLDARVIPSSEEALRFARDGYARGAFSYIDVLEAQRALSEARLRRIAALRSYHRALASLERLAGDHAVEISQ, encoded by the coding sequence ATGGCCGGTTCGAGAGCGCAAGCCCGTTTGGCTGAGGCTGAGATTGAGGCCGAAAGCGCCCGTCGTGCCGCGATCTCTGCTCGCAATCGCTTGGCTAGCTACTGGGGCGGCGAAGGCGATTTCACCGTCGAGTATGCGTCGTTCGAGTCGCTTGGGTCGTTGATGTCGAGCGATGGGCATGCACCTGATCTTCGCCTTGCCGAGGCGCAGGAAAGTCGAGCGGATGCTCAGCTTCGCCTTGAGCGTGCTCGCCGCGTTCCCGACATCGATCTCCAGGCCGGGATGCGGGAGTTCAACGAGACCGATGAGTCTGCGCTTGTCGTCGGCGTTGCCGTTCCACTTCAGCTTTGGGACCGCAATGCTGACGGCGTCGCCCGGGCACGCGCCGAACGTGATCGAGCACGGCATCAGCGGGACGCGTTTGGCCGTGCCATCGCTCGTCAGCGTGCGGCGCTCATCAGTCAGATGGACACGGCACGCATCGAGGTCGAGGGCCTGGACGCTCGTGTCATCCCGAGTAGCGAAGAAGCACTGAGGTTCGCACGCGATGGCTACGCTCGCGGCGCCTTCTCGTACATCGACGTGCTCGAAGCACAACGTGCCCTATCAGAAGCACGCCTACGGCGCATCGCCGCCCTCCGTTCCTATCATCGTGCGCTTGCTTCGCTTGAGCGCCTTGCTGGCGATCACGCTGTGGAGATTTCTCAATGA